One Vigna unguiculata cultivar IT97K-499-35 chromosome 11, ASM411807v1, whole genome shotgun sequence DNA window includes the following coding sequences:
- the LOC114169128 gene encoding putative glycerol-3-phosphate transporter 1, with protein MGLAPEVLARRSGGKLVGARVLQYINGGPLSFKTYQLIVLIVTFLAYTSYHATRKTTSIVKSVLDPQSADTGLTFFRLWPTNVTESNGLRTVSSKPGAGWAPFNGSDGTSLLGQLDVAFLAVYAFGMYFSGHFGDRCNLRIFLTVGMVGTGLFTSLFGVGYWGNIHNFYYFLVVQMIAGLFQSTGWPSVVAVVGNWFGKSKRGLIMGIWNAHTSVGNILGSLIASAMLTYGWGWSFVLPGLVTAFIGLVVFLILPVTPESVGAEADREEDEISFPVKSGEEAAEPLLRQETPVEEKEAVGFLEAWKIPGVAPFALCLFFAKLVAYTFLYWLPFYVSHTAIDGKYLSSGTSGTLSTLFDVGGVLGGILAGHISDRLDARAITAASFMYCAIPALFFYRSYGHVSLLLNGALMFVTGMFVNGPYALITTAVSADLGTHKSLKGNSRALATVTAIIDGTGSIGAAVGPLLTGYISAKSWSAVFTMLMGAALVAGLLLTKLVVAEVTTKIEESRPNRAPECSLDV; from the exons ATGGGTTTGGCACCAGAAGTGTTGGCTCGGAGAAGTGGTGGCAAGCTCGTTGGAGCTCGGGTTCTGCAGTACATAAATGGAGGCCCTCTTTCCTTCAAAACCTACCAACTCATCGTTCTGATTGTAACATTTTTGGCTTATACTAGCTATCATGCTACCAGAAAAACCACTAGTATTGTAAAGAGTGTTCTTGATCCACAATCGGCAGACACAGGCCTGACCTTCTTTCGGTTATGGCCAACCAATGTCACTGAGTCAAATGGATTAAGGACAGTTTCTTCCAAACCTGGAGCAGGTTGGGCACCCTTTAATGGATCAGATGGAACATCCCTTCTTGGTCAATTGGATGTTGCTTTTCTTGCTGTGTATGCTTTTGGGATGTACTTTTCTGGGCATTTTGGCGATCGGTGTAATTTGAGGATTTTTCTAACTGTTGGGATGGTAGGAACTGGGTTGTTTACTTCACTATTTGGAGTAGGGTACTGGGGAAACATTCACAACTTTTACTATTTCTTGGTGGTTCAAATGATTGCTGGATTGTTTCAATCCACTGGATGGCCATCTGTGGTTGCAGTGGTGGGTAACTGGTTTGGAAAGAGCAAGAGAGGGTTGATCATGGGAATTTGGAATGCTCACACTTCTGTTGGGAACATTCTTGGTTCTTTGATTGCTTCTGCTATGTTGACCTATGGATGGGGTTGGTCCTTTGTTTTGCCAGGACTAGTAACAGCTTTCATTGGTCTGGTGGTTTTCCTTATATTACCTGTTACACCTGAGTCTGTGGGAGCTGAAGCtgatagagaagaagatgaaatcAGTTTTCCAGTAAAAAGTGGAGAAGAAGCTGCAGAGCCTTTGCTAAGGCAAGAGACTCCAGTGGAGGAGAAAGAAGCAGTTGGGTTCTTAGAGGCATGGAAAATTCCAGGGGTTGCTCCATTTGCTCTCTGTCTGTTTTTTGCCAAATTGGTTGCATACACGTTTCTCTATTGGCTCCCATTCTATGTTAGCCACACAG CAATTGATGGGAAATATCTATCTAGTGGAACATCAGGAACTCTATCAACCTTATTTGATGTTGGAGGAGTGCTGGGAGGAATTCTGGCTGGTCACATTTCTGATCGCTTAGATGCTAGAGCCATTACTGCAGCAAGTTTCATGTACTGTGCAATCCCTGCACTCTTCTTCTACAGAAGCTACGGGCACGTTTCGTTGCTTTTGAATGGAGCATTGATGTTCGTCACTGGCATGTTTGTGAACGGGCCTTATGCTCTTATCACCACTGCAGTTTCGGCTGACCTGGGAACACATAAATCATTGAAGGGTAATTCACGAGCTCTTGCAACCGTGACAGCAATCATTGATGGAACCGGTTCTATAGGGGCTGCAGTTGGACCCCTGTTAACAGGTTACATTTCAGCGAAGAGTTGGAGTGCGGTTTTCACAATGTTGATGGGAGCAGCTTTAGTTGCAGGATTGCTTTTGACCAAGCTAGTAGTGGCAGAGGTAACCACAAAGATCGAAGAATCAAGGCCTAATAGAGCACCGGAATGTTCACTCGATGTATAA
- the LOC114168803 gene encoding heat shock 22 kDa protein, mitochondrial-like isoform X2 yields MASSLIAKRFFSSSLLSKSLLRPAASASRSFNTNAMRNYDNQNDDVERHSERYYPRTARRDDIFSDVLDPFFPTRSLSQVLNMMDQFIDNPFLSSPRGIGAGAGARRGWDARETEDALLLRVDMPGLGKEDVKISVEQNTLTIKGEGAKEGDEEESARRYTSRIDLPDKIYKVDQIKAEMKNGVLKVVLPKMKEEEKRDVINVNVE; encoded by the exons ATGGCGTCCTCTCTCATTGCGAAGCGCTTCTTCTCCTCTTCTCTCCTCTCCAAGTCTCTCCTTCGTCCAGCCGCTTCAGCCTCGCGCTCTTTCAACACCAACGCTATGCGCAACTACGACAACCAGAATGACGACGTCGAACGTCACTCAGAACGCTATTACCCTCGCACCGCGCGTCGCGACGATATTTTCTCAG ACGTGCTGGATCCGTTCTTCCCTACTCGGAGTTTGAGCCAGGTTCTGAACATGATGGATCAGTTCATTGACAATCCGTTCCTCTCTTCGCCGCGCGGTATCGGAGCTGGAGCCGGAGCTCGTCGCGGATGGGACGCAAGAGAGACGGAAGATGCTCTGCTTCTCCGCGTGGACATGCCTGGGCTTGGCAAGGAAGACGTGAAGATCTCTGTGGAGCAGAACACTCTTACTATCAAAGGTGAAGGTGCCAAAGAAGGCGACGAGGAAGAGAGCGCTCGTCGCTATACTAGCAGGATTGACTTGCCGGATAAGATTTACAAGGTAGATCAGATCAAAGCTGAGATGAAGAATGGTGTGCTGAAGGTTGTTTTGCCTAAAATGAAGGAGGAGGAGAAGAGAGATGTGATCAATGTTAATGTTGAATAG
- the LOC114168803 gene encoding heat shock 22 kDa protein, mitochondrial-like isoform X1 produces MASSLIAKRFFSSSLLSKSLLRPAASASRSFNTNAMRNYDNQNDDVERHSERYYPRTARRDDIFSGNVLDPFFPTRSLSQVLNMMDQFIDNPFLSSPRGIGAGAGARRGWDARETEDALLLRVDMPGLGKEDVKISVEQNTLTIKGEGAKEGDEEESARRYTSRIDLPDKIYKVDQIKAEMKNGVLKVVLPKMKEEEKRDVINVNVE; encoded by the exons ATGGCGTCCTCTCTCATTGCGAAGCGCTTCTTCTCCTCTTCTCTCCTCTCCAAGTCTCTCCTTCGTCCAGCCGCTTCAGCCTCGCGCTCTTTCAACACCAACGCTATGCGCAACTACGACAACCAGAATGACGACGTCGAACGTCACTCAGAACGCTATTACCCTCGCACCGCGCGTCGCGACGATATTTTCTCAGGTA ACGTGCTGGATCCGTTCTTCCCTACTCGGAGTTTGAGCCAGGTTCTGAACATGATGGATCAGTTCATTGACAATCCGTTCCTCTCTTCGCCGCGCGGTATCGGAGCTGGAGCCGGAGCTCGTCGCGGATGGGACGCAAGAGAGACGGAAGATGCTCTGCTTCTCCGCGTGGACATGCCTGGGCTTGGCAAGGAAGACGTGAAGATCTCTGTGGAGCAGAACACTCTTACTATCAAAGGTGAAGGTGCCAAAGAAGGCGACGAGGAAGAGAGCGCTCGTCGCTATACTAGCAGGATTGACTTGCCGGATAAGATTTACAAGGTAGATCAGATCAAAGCTGAGATGAAGAATGGTGTGCTGAAGGTTGTTTTGCCTAAAATGAAGGAGGAGGAGAAGAGAGATGTGATCAATGTTAATGTTGAATAG